The DNA window CAACCTGCTGCTCGAGTTTTTTCAGATGGGCGCTGACGGCGGAGGTAGAACGCCCCAGACGGTCGGCCGCTTTGGCAAAGCTGCCCAACTCAATGCCGGTAACGTAACTGCGCAAGTCGTCAAGATCGAACGTAATTCTGGCCATACCAACCATCCTGATTTTCAAAACTATTCGTCAAAATAATACCGATTTTATTCATTACGATGGCGTGCCACTCTGTTCCGGTCAACGTTTTTTGAGGAGAACCACCATGCTTGCCATGCAATACCGCTTCACCCTGCCCGCCGATTACGATATGGCGATCGTCCGTCAGCGCATCGCCAATTTCGGTCATTTACTGGATAACTACCCGCAGTTGATCGTGAAAGCCTATCTGTACGCCGAGGCGGGATCGCACAGCGCGGAAAACCGCTATGCGCCGTTTTATCTGTGGAACAGCAGCATCGGCATGTGTGATTTTCTGGCCAGCCCAGGGTTCGCAACGTTGACCCGGGATTTCGGCTGGCCGCAGGTTAGCCACTGGCTGCCCTGGGAGATGC is part of the Gibbsiella quercinecans genome and encodes:
- a CDS encoding DUF4865 family protein; the encoded protein is MLAMQYRFTLPADYDMAIVRQRIANFGHLLDNYPQLIVKAYLYAEAGSHSAENRYAPFYLWNSSIGMCDFLASPGFATLTRDFGWPQVSHWLPWEMRVDRSALAEARFATQECRPIAPYSDLAALRRQHRLDDQAVGGVIAFDPAGWQWLRLQLWRELPTHAAPGSQCYAIGHISAPFDQSQPSIDNLARY